Within the Gloeobacter kilaueensis JS1 genome, the region AATAGATAAAACTGTCGAGACGATTATTTGGTCTATGGGAAACTTAAGTGGTTTCGTAGCTGAACCCGAATTGATTGACTTCAGCGATGAGATCCATAAATTTTATACGGATCTGCCGCCTCGAATCCGTGATAGCTATGATGTAAAATTTGAGATTCAAACTGACAGAAAATTACTGATACATTGTAATCCGCATCATTTGCGAAGCATAGTAAAAAATGCTCTCTATAATTCTTGTGGAGCTTTGGAAAAGCTGAAAGGGAAAGTTGAGGGTCAGGTGGTAATTACATGTCATGAGATGGAGCAGCAAGCTGCTGTTACTATTTCTGACAATGGAGATGGAATGCCTAGTAAAGTGTTGAAAAATCTCTACGAGACAGAAGAAGTTTTGAATTCCAAAGAAGGCAAAGGTATGGGTAGCGGTATTGTTCGTGCGTTCTTGAAACTGTATGGCGCACAGGTTAAAAAAGCAAACAAAAAGAAGCCAGAACGTGGCGCAACAGTAACTTTTCTTTTCCCACTTCAATCGAATATAGGTGAGGTATAGCGACAATGGCGCACTTTCTATTAGTGGATGATGAGACAACTATTCGTCAACACTATCGCACTCTTTTGGAGCCGAGAGGCCATACCTGTGTTGAAGCGGGAAGTTATTCCGAGGCACTGGGATATATAGAAGCGAGCGAATGCGGAGATCAATCTGCCTTCGACCTGATTATTTTGGACCATGACATAAATCCTAAATACGGGTCAGATCTCGTCCGAGATGCACGGGAGATTCTGGGCTCCAACTGCTGCAAATATAACTTTATTGTTTCAACAGGCTTCCCGGATACGAATCTTGCAGTTATGTATAATCGACTCGGCGCACTGGGCCACTTCATAAAGCCTATTGATCGTCATATTGCAATGTTTTGGACAACTCTTGAAAGTGCTTTGAATGATGAGCGTCGAAGCATCCATACTGGAATAGAGCAATTAAAAAAACTGACCGCAACTCGTCAAGATGAAGTTGTTAAAACAAACATTGGCATCCACACAGCAGCAAGGGATAAGTATGGGCTGTTGCAAACCTGCGCGGACTGGTTAGAGCTACTTGCCAATGGTGAGCAATACGAACGATTAGACAGTGCTGTCACGGATTTGCGCTCATTACTCAGGCAAAGAAGCATCTCGCTACATGATTATTTCTATCTACTAAGTAGGCGGAGGTTGAAATACAGCATATGATACAAGTGCTGCCTCTGCCAACTAACCATGCCCTATCATCGCATCTACCTGACACCCCAGGAAGAAGACGACCTCCAAAAACTCAGCGACGACCTCACCGTTCCTCAGCGTGTACGCCAACGTGCTCAAACCGTACGGCTGAGTATGCATGGCATGACTG harbors:
- a CDS encoding response regulator, with amino-acid sequence MAHFLLVDDETTIRQHYRTLLEPRGHTCVEAGSYSEALGYIEASECGDQSAFDLIILDHDINPKYGSDLVRDAREILGSNCCKYNFIVSTGFPDTNLAVMYNRLGALGHFIKPIDRHIAMFWTTLESALNDERRSIHTGIEQLKKLTATRQDEVVKTNIGIHTAARDKYGLLQTCADWLELLANGEQYERLDSAVTDLRSLLRQRSISLHDYFYLLSRRRLKYSI